The following coding sequences lie in one Terriglobia bacterium genomic window:
- a CDS encoding protein kinase translates to MPLLPGSKLGRYEIVSAIGAGGMGEVYRARDLELGREVAIKILSERIGLDPDRLRRFQQEARITASTNHPNILAVYDVGTCEGTPFIVSELLEGMTLRDRLRTGPLPTRGAIEIAGQIASGLATAHEKGIIHRDLKPDNVFLTKDGQVKILDFGIAKLSAPDPGGDQPTLTTAGVIMGTLTYMSPEQVCGAAVDHRSDIFSLGGVLYEMLVGAPPFSSPSRTETVRAILNLDPLEEPAAEKIPAAVRRVLQHCMEKDAANRFQSARDLVFALQGTVGETSATVRVRVTPQPARRVGRRGVLEIAGALVLLAAAVFAVRRATIVQPQFDRLTYERGTIAAARFAPDEHNIIYSASWSGSPVEVYSTSPEFPSSRPLGLGDATVLGISRTGELALLRHGRLSAHLVVVFGTLARAPMAGGAPRDVAENVRWADWDPHGELAVVRHQGGPAGRSRLEYPIGKVLYETPGWISHIRFSPTGDRIAFLDHAIWSDDRGTVCVIDTSGKRTVLSSGWEAADGLAWSPSGEVWVSATRRGFSRSLYAISMSGHEREVLAVPTGMTLQDIASDGRVLLTSEDERSLMQGTDGSGPERDLSWFDWTIARDISPDGKLLLFEEAGAPAGEHYMAGLRKFDASPPLRLGEGSPGGLSRDGKWVVATTPTQVTLLPTGAGQPITVSVTGLENFGSARIFPDGEHLLLNAAEKGHAARAYIIDQHGSQPRAITPEGVPALVVSPDGRLVAAPDNEHLITVYAVDGSPSRRIPNLPTGFDPIGWSADPGALYVSEPASLPNNVYLVDIATGKRQLVRKMMPNDPAGLVNIGGAVITPDGKAYAYNYYRVLSTLYVVRNLK, encoded by the coding sequence ATGCCGCTCCTACCCGGCTCCAAACTCGGCCGGTATGAGATTGTGTCGGCGATCGGCGCCGGCGGCATGGGCGAGGTGTACCGCGCCCGCGACCTGGAACTGGGCCGCGAAGTCGCCATCAAGATTCTCTCGGAAAGAATCGGTCTCGACCCAGACCGACTGCGCCGCTTCCAGCAGGAAGCACGGATCACGGCGAGCACCAACCACCCCAACATTCTTGCGGTCTACGATGTCGGCACCTGCGAAGGCACGCCGTTCATTGTTTCCGAGTTGCTCGAGGGGATGACCCTCCGGGACCGGCTCCGGACGGGTCCGTTGCCGACGCGTGGCGCGATTGAGATTGCGGGTCAAATTGCATCCGGGCTGGCCACGGCGCACGAAAAAGGAATCATCCACCGCGACCTGAAGCCCGACAACGTCTTCCTGACGAAAGACGGGCAAGTCAAGATTCTCGATTTCGGGATTGCCAAGCTGTCGGCGCCGGACCCAGGCGGAGATCAGCCAACCTTGACCACCGCGGGCGTGATCATGGGCACGCTCACCTACATGTCGCCGGAACAGGTGTGCGGGGCGGCGGTGGATCATCGCAGCGACATCTTCAGCCTGGGAGGAGTGCTCTACGAGATGCTGGTGGGGGCGCCGCCGTTCTCGAGTCCCAGCCGAACCGAGACCGTGCGCGCCATCCTCAACCTCGATCCGCTGGAAGAACCGGCAGCGGAAAAGATTCCTGCCGCGGTGCGGCGCGTGCTGCAACACTGCATGGAAAAAGACGCGGCGAACCGTTTCCAATCGGCACGCGACCTGGTGTTTGCTTTGCAGGGAACGGTGGGAGAAACTTCCGCCACTGTGCGGGTGCGGGTAACGCCGCAGCCGGCCCGGCGCGTAGGGCGGCGCGGGGTGCTGGAAATTGCCGGCGCGCTGGTGCTGCTGGCAGCAGCCGTTTTCGCCGTGCGGCGAGCGACGATAGTCCAGCCGCAGTTCGATCGCCTGACCTACGAGCGGGGAACCATCGCGGCGGCGCGCTTCGCTCCCGACGAACACAACATTATTTACTCGGCGTCCTGGTCGGGCTCTCCGGTCGAGGTCTACTCGACCAGCCCGGAATTCCCGTCGTCAAGGCCGCTCGGGTTGGGCGATGCCACCGTCCTGGGCATATCGCGCACCGGCGAACTCGCGCTGCTGAGGCACGGCAGGTTATCGGCGCATCTGGTCGTTGTGTTCGGGACGCTGGCGCGCGCTCCGATGGCGGGTGGCGCGCCTCGCGATGTCGCCGAAAATGTCCGCTGGGCGGACTGGGATCCACATGGAGAATTGGCCGTGGTGCGTCACCAGGGCGGGCCGGCGGGCCGCAGCCGGCTGGAGTACCCGATCGGCAAGGTACTGTACGAAACGCCCGGGTGGATCAGTCATATCCGGTTCTCACCCACGGGAGATCGCATTGCTTTTCTCGATCACGCGATCTGGTCCGACGATCGCGGGACGGTTTGCGTGATTGACACGTCCGGCAAACGGACGGTCCTCTCCAGCGGCTGGGAGGCGGCGGACGGGCTGGCCTGGTCGCCAAGCGGAGAGGTGTGGGTAAGCGCGACCCGACGCGGCTTCAGCCGGTCCTTGTATGCCATCAGCATGTCGGGTCACGAGCGGGAGGTGCTGGCCGTACCCACCGGGATGACGCTGCAGGACATCGCCAGCGACGGCCGCGTGCTGCTGACATCGGAAGACGAGCGATCGCTCATGCAAGGGACCGATGGCAGCGGGCCGGAACGCGACCTGTCCTGGTTCGACTGGACGATTGCGCGCGACATTTCACCCGACGGCAAGTTGCTGCTGTTCGAAGAAGCAGGCGCGCCCGCCGGCGAGCATTACATGGCGGGGCTGCGGAAATTCGACGCAAGCCCGCCGCTGCGGCTGGGCGAGGGCAGCCCCGGCGGTCTGTCGCGTGATGGCAAGTGGGTGGTGGCGACGACGCCCACCCAGGTGACATTGCTTCCGACCGGGGCGGGGCAACCGATCACGGTCAGCGTCACCGGGTTGGAAAACTTCGGCAGCGCGCGGATTTTTCCAGACGGCGAGCATCTCCTGCTCAATGCGGCGGAGAAGGGTCACGCGGCTCGCGCTTACATCATCGACCAGCACGGAAGCCAACCCCGCGCCATCACGCCTGAAGGAGTTCCCGCACTGGTCGTCTCGCCGGATGGCAGGTTGGTGGCCGCTCCCGACAACGAGCATCTGATCACGGTTTATGCGGTGGACGGATCACCGTCACGGCGCATTCCCAACCTGCCCACCGGTTTCGACCCGATTGGCTGGAGCGCCGATCCTGGGGCGCTTTACGTTTCCGAGCCCGCTTCTCTGCCCAATAATGTCTACCTCGTGGACATTGCGACGGGAAAGCGGCAGCTCGTCCGCAAGATGATGCCGAACGATCCGGCCGGCCTGGTCAATATCGGCGGCGCCGTCATCACGCCCGACGGCAAAGCGTACGCCTACAACTATTACCGGGTATTGTCGACGTTGTACGTGGTGCGGAACCTGAAATGA
- a CDS encoding tetratricopeptide repeat protein — translation MKGRFFWNQRTQAGYLKAIEYFQQAVTADPQFAPAYAGLADANALLGSLPGAAIPRETAMPKAKDAALTALRLDDSLADAHTSLAFVKMHYEWKFAEAEQEFKRALALNPNYSVAHQWYAFDLVALGRTEDAVAEMKRALESDPLSPIINTDLAEMLYFDHRYDEALKQARATADLHPNFSMVHRMLERIYNQKHLFAQAIAEGRRAVALNQDDVWMLCELALTYALAGKNSEMQACLKKAARMSRGGVLPDEVIVIEIYGNLGEKDLAFRSMEQAYRSHVGGFILLNAEPYLDSLRSDPRFQQFVRRVGLP, via the coding sequence TTGAAAGGCCGGTTCTTTTGGAACCAGCGCACCCAGGCGGGCTACCTGAAGGCGATTGAATACTTCCAGCAAGCGGTAACCGCAGACCCACAGTTCGCACCAGCGTACGCCGGGCTGGCGGATGCCAATGCTTTGTTGGGTTCGTTGCCCGGCGCAGCAATCCCGCGCGAGACGGCAATGCCCAAAGCCAAAGATGCGGCGCTGACGGCGTTGCGCCTGGATGACTCGCTGGCCGACGCGCACACCTCACTGGCTTTCGTCAAAATGCATTACGAATGGAAGTTTGCGGAAGCGGAACAGGAGTTCAAGCGCGCCCTTGCGCTGAACCCAAATTATTCCGTCGCTCACCAATGGTATGCATTTGATCTCGTCGCTCTTGGCAGGACCGAGGACGCGGTAGCGGAAATGAAGCGGGCACTGGAAAGCGACCCGCTTTCACCCATCATCAACACTGATTTAGCAGAGATGCTCTACTTCGACCACAGGTATGACGAAGCCCTGAAGCAGGCCCGCGCCACGGCTGATCTGCATCCTAACTTTTCCATGGTTCACCGCATGCTGGAGCGCATTTACAACCAAAAGCATCTGTTTGCCCAAGCCATTGCTGAAGGCCGGCGCGCGGTGGCGCTCAATCAAGATGATGTCTGGATGTTGTGTGAGCTGGCGCTCACCTACGCCCTGGCGGGCAAAAACTCAGAAATGCAAGCCTGCTTGAAAAAGGCTGCCCGTATGAGCCGGGGCGGTGTTTTGCCTGACGAAGTCATCGTTATCGAAATTTATGGCAATCTGGGCGAAAAAGACCTGGCTTTCAGGTCCATGGAGCAGGCATATCGCAGCCACGTTGGTGGATTTATCCTGCTCAATGCGGAACCCTACCTTGACAGTTTAAGATCCGATCCGCGTTTCCAACAGTTTGTCCGTCGTGTGGGCCTCCCCTAA
- a CDS encoding SIS domain-containing protein — translation MSKMLQEIRQQPAVLERTLKAELPGGNRLRRLFEKKKPRLIVLVARGTSDNAAQFGRYLLEIMTGIPVSLAAPSIYTLYHASVNLHDTLVVAISQSGESTDTNLVLTEANQQHAMTVGITNEASSTLAKLADHVFLVGAGKEKSVPATKTYTGQLLMLYLLAHALGGAIDLDKLRRVPEWAGAALKMETEIAERAERYRFMDQALVVGRGLNYSNAFEFALKLMETCYVVAERFSSADLLHGPIAMLEAAFPVFLFAPPGVTWTGLAQLLERLVQIRAEMLMITDQSQRAAVERFGSGRLSNHILIPLDLAASRGPRDLYTPIPYIIPAQLFAASLAEVKGLDPDRPRALKKITQTV, via the coding sequence ATTTCGAAGATGTTGCAGGAAATCCGGCAACAACCCGCCGTACTGGAACGCACCCTGAAGGCCGAGCTGCCGGGCGGCAACCGCTTGCGGCGCCTGTTCGAGAAGAAGAAGCCGCGGCTGATCGTGCTGGTGGCGCGAGGAACCTCGGACAATGCCGCACAGTTCGGGCGCTATCTGCTGGAGATCATGACCGGCATTCCGGTGTCGCTGGCGGCGCCGTCCATTTACACGCTGTACCACGCATCGGTGAACCTGCATGACACGCTGGTGGTGGCGATTTCGCAGTCGGGCGAATCAACGGACACGAACCTGGTGCTGACCGAGGCGAACCAGCAACACGCCATGACGGTGGGGATCACGAATGAGGCGTCGAGCACACTGGCCAAGCTTGCCGATCACGTGTTCCTGGTCGGGGCAGGAAAAGAGAAAAGCGTGCCGGCGACCAAGACGTACACCGGCCAGTTGCTGATGCTGTATCTGCTGGCGCACGCCCTCGGTGGCGCGATTGATCTAGACAAATTGCGGCGCGTGCCGGAGTGGGCCGGCGCGGCGTTGAAGATGGAAACAGAAATCGCCGAGCGCGCTGAGCGCTATCGCTTCATGGACCAGGCATTGGTCGTTGGGCGCGGGCTGAATTATTCAAACGCATTTGAATTTGCGCTCAAATTGATGGAGACATGTTATGTGGTGGCGGAGCGGTTTTCTTCCGCCGATCTCCTCCATGGTCCGATCGCGATGCTGGAGGCGGCGTTTCCGGTCTTCCTGTTTGCCCCGCCGGGCGTGACTTGGACCGGCCTGGCACAGTTGCTGGAGCGGCTGGTTCAGATCCGGGCAGAAATGCTGATGATCACCGATCAGAGCCAGCGGGCAGCGGTCGAGAGGTTCGGCTCCGGCAGGCTCAGCAATCACATTCTCATTCCGCTTGATTTGGCGGCGAGCCGCGGGCCGCGAGATCTATACACACCGATTCCCTACATTATTCCAGCGCAATTGTTCGCGGCGTCGCTCGCCGAGGTGAAAGGGCTGGATCCGGATCGTCCGCGTGCGCTCAAAAAGATTACCCAGACGGTGTAA
- a CDS encoding beta-N-acetylhexosaminidase has protein sequence MRRSSAILLLLCALAPPVAAQELKLIPEPREVQRKSGRFEVGAATRIVVGAKHAGEDRVAAETIAAEIENATGRKLRITAGALPSGAGLIYLARTDEPGVARRLQAANLQIPDDFDEEGYVLDATPSSILIVARTGSGVFYGAQTLRQMLLPAAGDPKKLSVPAVAIRDWPAMRWRGVHDDISRGPIPTLEYMKKEVRTLAEYKMNLFSLYMEHVFDYASQPLVAPHEAAITPEQVKELVAYARRYHVTVMPEQEPFGHLHHVLKYELYQDIAETPHGHVITPTNPRSFEFVRSMFAELAQAFPSPLFHICADETFELGQGRTQELAQKEGLGKVYLDDIIQLYEIMKPYHKRLLFWADVAEKYPQLLGALPKDMIANAWGYDARPDFTSKIKPFRDTGLDVFVSPGSNSWNRVWPDLDVAFVNVRNFVRDGQKLGAMGMLNTTWDDDGEAFFGSTWAALVLGAAASWQPGEVDIQRVLANYDWAFYRNHQDNTFRDVILNLNTTNALLKQAGAGAASNDMFWIDPFTPEGARLVGRTLPVMHDLRIAAENALVALYKNAPKARLHADTLDYMVVAAMRLDLLGMKVQFADEINRCYRDAQQAHQEAAQNPAARGRINRDIAQITGTNGRLQDLRDATTRAEKFYSDLWLKESRPYWLANVQVRYDHLADLYTAKIQAVKAAKANAQDTGVMTPAEELGFYNPVPPPPPQPKPGTPAPPTSSPTITPPAQPPAQMPSAQPPASGSASAR, from the coding sequence ATGCGTAGATCATCCGCAATTTTGTTGCTGCTCTGCGCGCTCGCGCCGCCGGTCGCCGCGCAGGAGCTCAAGCTGATTCCCGAACCGCGCGAGGTACAGCGCAAGAGCGGCAGGTTTGAGGTCGGTGCGGCCACTCGTATCGTGGTCGGCGCCAAGCACGCGGGCGAAGATCGCGTCGCCGCCGAAACCATCGCCGCGGAGATTGAAAACGCCACCGGGCGCAAGCTGCGCATTACCGCCGGCGCACTGCCTTCCGGCGCCGGCCTGATTTACCTGGCGCGTACCGACGAGCCCGGAGTCGCCCGGCGCCTGCAAGCCGCCAACCTGCAAATTCCCGACGACTTCGACGAAGAAGGCTACGTGCTCGACGCCACGCCGTCGAGCATTCTGATCGTCGCGCGCACTGGTTCGGGCGTGTTCTACGGCGCACAGACGCTGCGGCAGATGCTGCTTCCCGCCGCCGGGGACCCGAAAAAGCTGAGCGTGCCTGCGGTGGCGATCCGCGACTGGCCGGCGATGCGCTGGCGCGGCGTCCATGATGACATCAGCCGCGGCCCCATTCCCACGCTCGAGTACATGAAAAAAGAGGTGCGGACACTGGCCGAGTACAAGATGAACCTGTTCTCGCTCTACATGGAGCACGTCTTCGACTACGCCAGCCAGCCGCTGGTCGCGCCCCACGAGGCGGCGATCACGCCGGAGCAGGTCAAGGAACTGGTCGCCTACGCCAGGCGTTACCACGTCACCGTCATGCCCGAACAGGAGCCCTTCGGGCACCTGCACCACGTGCTCAAGTACGAGCTGTATCAGGACATCGCCGAAACGCCGCACGGGCACGTCATCACGCCGACGAACCCCCGGAGCTTCGAATTTGTGCGCAGCATGTTCGCCGAGCTGGCGCAGGCATTTCCCTCCCCGCTCTTCCACATCTGCGCCGACGAGACCTTCGAGCTCGGCCAGGGGCGCACCCAGGAACTGGCGCAGAAGGAAGGTCTCGGGAAGGTCTACCTCGACGACATCATCCAGCTCTACGAAATCATGAAGCCGTACCACAAGCGGCTGCTGTTCTGGGCCGATGTTGCGGAGAAGTATCCGCAACTGCTGGGCGCTCTGCCCAAGGACATGATCGCCAACGCGTGGGGATATGATGCGCGTCCCGACTTCACCTCGAAGATCAAGCCGTTCCGCGATACCGGCCTCGACGTCTTCGTTTCGCCGGGATCGAACTCCTGGAATCGAGTCTGGCCGGACCTCGACGTGGCCTTCGTCAACGTGCGCAATTTCGTGCGCGACGGCCAGAAGCTCGGCGCGATGGGAATGCTGAACACCACCTGGGACGACGATGGCGAGGCGTTCTTCGGCTCGACTTGGGCCGCGCTGGTGCTGGGCGCCGCGGCCTCGTGGCAGCCCGGCGAAGTGGACATCCAGAGAGTCCTTGCCAACTACGACTGGGCGTTCTACCGCAACCACCAGGACAACACGTTTCGCGACGTCATCCTGAACCTGAACACGACCAACGCGCTGCTCAAGCAGGCCGGCGCCGGCGCCGCGTCGAACGACATGTTCTGGATCGATCCGTTCACGCCCGAGGGCGCGCGCTTGGTCGGGCGGACCCTGCCGGTCATGCACGACCTGCGAATCGCAGCGGAGAACGCGCTGGTCGCGCTCTACAAGAATGCGCCGAAAGCGCGCCTGCACGCCGACACGCTCGACTACATGGTTGTTGCCGCCATGCGGCTCGATCTGCTCGGCATGAAGGTGCAGTTTGCCGATGAGATCAACCGCTGCTACCGCGACGCCCAACAGGCGCATCAGGAAGCGGCGCAGAACCCGGCGGCGCGTGGGCGCATCAACCGCGACATCGCCCAAATCACCGGAACCAACGGACGCCTGCAGGACTTGCGCGACGCCACCACGCGCGCGGAAAAGTTTTATTCGGACCTGTGGCTGAAGGAGAGCCGGCCGTACTGGCTGGCGAACGTGCAGGTCCGGTACGACCACCTGGCGGACCTGTATACGGCAAAGATCCAAGCGGTCAAGGCGGCAAAAGCGAATGCGCAAGACACCGGCGTGATGACGCCGGCGGAAGAGTTGGGGTTCTACAACCCGGTGCCCCCGCCTCCGCCGCAGCCGAAGCCGGGCACTCCCGCACCGCCAACGTCGTCGCCAACAATCACGCCGCCTGCGCAGCCGCCGGCACAGATGCCGAGCGCGCAACCTCCAGCGTCGGGCTCTGCGTCCGCGAGATAA
- a CDS encoding carboxypeptidase regulatory-like domain-containing protein, with protein MRHKVMSGGILPFKITSVCLLAVLLCCSGAWAQVNTGLIAGTVKDASGAVVPNATVTLTNTDTNVVVRTVKTGGGGEFTAPLLPIGHYSLSVEAGGFQKSTQTGIVLNAGDKLTFYPELKVGSTSQQVTVQAAPFQVEMQSAQAAGLVTGTQVRELSLNGRNWEQLVTLTPGVSASNDSDVMYVGAFAPQGTNLITFSMNGGRREENNYMIDGADNIDRGSNLTLLAFPSVDAIAEFRVIRGQYDPEYGRAASGQVNVITRSGTSSLHGGVYEFWRNDALNARPFANKYPTILPHIPYLRYHDFGGTIGGPVWIPKIYEKKNKTFFFFSEEARRNINYVSTFSDVPTAGMFQGQFAHPVCVAFNANNTCATTGNSITAFDPIAQAYLKDIYSHYPPQPNAATAGDPFGYTATLQAIFNFREELVKIDHVFGPKLSVSGKLLRDTIPTQEPGALFSSGPAVAGIGTTSTNSPGHNYTVSATITLSPTLLIESGYAYSYGAIISNPIGLMNTANSPDVAAAVKLPFASTLPRIPNLTFAGVSVTSGFTTGPGSYGPYGDFNRNHTVFGNVTKIAGNHTIKFGATYYHYNKQENNASSNAGSFAMNNNGVPTGSFSFEQAWANFLLGRVGTFSQTSFDLTANIMDNQFEYYVQDTWRVKPNFSLTYGIRHSFFRQPTDANGLLGQFDPAFYDPAKAPCVLSNGNLDTSLNASGQIVSACNPNFSPFNGYIFAHPPAGGTKSPYGDKLGKEYNRGIAPRIGFAWDPWSNGKTSIRAGFGMFYDNGQEFGNAENDVFLGTGFVTSLSVTNATMQNPTGGTRSFSPAAAQLQSRVPIDYKYPYTTQWSLDVQRQVGHGWLVDVGYYGNSGIHLPGFIDINQPAPNAYLACNATTPCHSGPNTISFTHNVNGVPTTVVDTSNTSLLNVVRPYIGWAGGNGFREIYTSNYNALQAQLQKQFSANTLINVAYTWSHCLTTYQADRTTGSIMPVQGDLAANYGPCVADRRHVLTGSFVWDLPWLRAQQGFIGHVLGGWEISGIQTFQTGIPATVAANQLIDPTGADCLGPSPCVLRANQVGNPNSGQPQSYENWFNAAAFTNPVAGQATPPSERPGALRLPGYWRTDMSVFKNIKFTERLGGQVRLETFNTFNHLNPICCASFTTSSGSYNKIRSARDPRTMQVGMKLNF; from the coding sequence ATGAGGCACAAAGTAATGAGTGGAGGAATTTTACCGTTCAAGATCACGTCGGTGTGTTTGCTCGCCGTGCTGCTCTGTTGTTCCGGGGCATGGGCGCAGGTGAACACGGGGCTGATCGCCGGAACGGTGAAAGATGCCAGCGGAGCGGTGGTCCCGAACGCTACGGTCACTCTGACTAACACCGATACCAACGTTGTTGTGCGAACTGTCAAGACCGGGGGAGGAGGAGAATTTACCGCCCCGTTGCTGCCGATCGGGCACTACTCATTGTCGGTCGAGGCTGGAGGCTTCCAGAAATCCACGCAAACTGGCATCGTGCTCAACGCCGGGGACAAGCTGACGTTCTATCCCGAACTGAAGGTGGGCTCGACCTCGCAACAGGTGACGGTGCAAGCCGCCCCCTTCCAGGTGGAAATGCAGTCGGCGCAGGCGGCGGGCCTGGTGACAGGGACGCAGGTGCGGGAGCTGTCTCTGAACGGCCGCAACTGGGAACAACTGGTCACCCTGACACCCGGAGTGTCCGCCAGCAACGATTCCGACGTGATGTACGTGGGAGCCTTCGCCCCCCAGGGCACGAACCTGATCACGTTCTCCATGAATGGGGGTAGGCGCGAAGAGAACAACTACATGATTGACGGCGCCGACAACATAGATCGCGGCAGCAATCTGACGCTGCTGGCTTTCCCCAGCGTTGACGCGATTGCGGAATTCCGCGTCATTCGCGGCCAGTACGATCCGGAATACGGGCGGGCGGCGAGCGGACAGGTGAACGTGATCACCCGCTCCGGCACCAGTTCGCTGCACGGCGGCGTCTACGAGTTCTGGCGCAACGACGCCCTCAATGCCCGGCCCTTCGCCAACAAGTACCCGACCATCCTGCCGCACATTCCCTACCTGCGGTATCACGATTTCGGGGGGACGATCGGCGGCCCGGTCTGGATCCCCAAGATTTACGAAAAGAAAAACAAGACCTTCTTTTTCTTCTCCGAAGAAGCGCGTCGCAACATCAATTACGTTTCGACATTTTCGGATGTGCCGACCGCGGGCATGTTCCAGGGTCAATTCGCCCACCCGGTATGCGTGGCCTTTAACGCCAACAACACATGCGCCACGACCGGCAACTCGATAACGGCGTTCGATCCCATCGCGCAGGCCTACCTGAAGGACATCTACTCGCATTATCCGCCGCAGCCGAACGCGGCTACCGCGGGCGATCCCTTTGGATACACTGCCACCCTGCAGGCGATTTTCAATTTCCGGGAAGAGCTCGTAAAGATTGACCACGTATTCGGCCCAAAGCTGAGCGTATCCGGAAAGCTGCTCCGCGACACCATTCCCACGCAGGAACCGGGAGCCTTGTTCTCCAGCGGTCCGGCGGTGGCGGGTATCGGAACGACCTCGACCAATTCCCCCGGCCACAACTACACGGTCAGCGCCACCATCACCTTGAGTCCGACACTCCTGATCGAGTCCGGATACGCCTACTCCTATGGCGCCATCATCAGCAACCCGATCGGCTTGATGAACACGGCGAACTCTCCCGATGTCGCCGCCGCAGTCAAGCTGCCGTTTGCGTCAACCCTACCCCGCATTCCGAATCTGACGTTCGCCGGCGTCTCCGTCACTAGTGGGTTCACCACCGGTCCGGGCAGCTACGGGCCTTATGGCGATTTCAACCGCAATCACACCGTTTTCGGCAATGTCACGAAAATTGCGGGCAACCACACGATCAAGTTCGGCGCGACCTACTACCACTACAACAAGCAGGAAAACAACGCCAGCAGCAACGCCGGATCGTTCGCCATGAACAACAATGGAGTGCCCACCGGTTCGTTCTCCTTCGAGCAGGCGTGGGCCAATTTCCTGTTGGGGCGCGTGGGCACCTTCAGCCAGACTTCGTTCGACCTCACCGCCAACATCATGGACAATCAATTCGAGTATTACGTTCAGGATACCTGGCGCGTGAAGCCGAACTTCAGCTTAACCTATGGCATCCGCCACTCGTTCTTCCGGCAACCGACGGACGCCAACGGATTGCTGGGTCAGTTCGATCCTGCATTCTATGATCCGGCCAAAGCGCCGTGTGTGCTGTCGAACGGCAACCTGGATACGAGCCTGAATGCCAGCGGGCAGATCGTCAGCGCCTGCAACCCCAACTTCAGCCCCTTCAATGGCTACATCTTCGCCCACCCACCCGCCGGCGGGACCAAGTCGCCCTATGGCGACAAGCTGGGTAAGGAATATAACCGCGGCATCGCTCCGCGGATCGGTTTTGCCTGGGACCCGTGGTCGAATGGGAAGACCTCCATTCGGGCGGGTTTCGGAATGTTCTATGACAACGGCCAGGAGTTCGGAAACGCCGAGAATGACGTTTTTCTCGGCACCGGATTTGTGACCAGCCTCTCCGTTACCAACGCCACCATGCAGAATCCCACGGGTGGAACGCGCAGCTTTTCGCCCGCCGCGGCGCAGCTCCAAAGCCGCGTCCCGATCGACTACAAGTACCCCTACACCACGCAGTGGAGCCTCGACGTACAGCGTCAAGTGGGACATGGCTGGTTGGTGGATGTCGGATACTACGGCAACTCAGGCATTCACCTGCCGGGATTTATTGACATCAACCAGCCGGCGCCGAACGCCTATCTGGCGTGCAACGCCACCACTCCGTGCCATAGCGGGCCGAACACCATCAGCTTCACGCATAACGTGAATGGCGTGCCCACGACGGTGGTTGATACCAGCAACACGAGCCTGCTGAATGTAGTTCGGCCGTACATCGGATGGGCCGGCGGCAACGGGTTCCGCGAGATCTACACCTCCAACTACAACGCCTTGCAAGCCCAACTGCAGAAGCAGTTCTCGGCCAACACGCTCATCAATGTCGCTTACACCTGGTCGCACTGCCTCACTACCTACCAGGCCGATCGCACCACCGGCAGCATCATGCCGGTGCAAGGCGATCTTGCGGCGAATTACGGGCCCTGCGTAGCTGATCGCCGCCACGTACTGACGGGCAGTTTCGTTTGGGACCTGCCGTGGCTGCGCGCCCAGCAGGGATTCATCGGGCACGTCCTGGGCGGCTGGGAGATTTCGGGAATCCAGACCTTCCAGACCGGAATTCCCGCGACCGTCGCTGCCAACCAGTTGATCGATCCGACGGGAGCGGATTGCCTTGGCCCATCACCATGCGTGCTCCGAGCCAACCAGGTCGGCAATCCGAATAGCGGCCAGCCTCAGTCTTACGAGAACTGGTTCAATGCAGCCGCCTTTACGAACCCGGTGGCCGGCCAGGCTACGCCTCCCTCGGAAAGACCGGGTGCGCTCCGTCTCCCCGGCTACTGGCGCACCGATATGTCGGTTTTCAAGAACATAAAATTTACCGAGCGTCTCGGCGGCCAGGTACGTTTGGAGACCTTCAATACGTTCAACCACCTCAACCCCATCTGCTGCGCCTCATTCACAACCAGCAGCGGCAGCTACAACAAAATTCGCTCGGCGCGCGATCCTCGAACCATGCAGGTCGGCATGAAGCTGAATTTCTGA